The Haloplanus sp. CK5-1 genome segment CGCAGTGGTCTTCCTGTTCGCACTCGGATCGTACCTCGAAGGGCGGACGATGCGCAAGACGCGAAACGCCCTCGAAGAACTCCTCGAAATGACGCCAGACACAGCCACTGTGCGCCGCGACGGCGAGCAAAAAGAAGTGCCCGCCCGCGAGGTCGAAGACGGCGAGATAGTTATCGTCAAGCCCGGCGAGAAAATCCCCGTCGACGGTGACGTCGTCGATGGAGAGAGCGCCGTCAATCAGGCGCCGGTCACTGGCGAAAGCGCGCCCGTTCACAAGGCTGACGGCGACGAGGTGTACGCCGGGACGGTCAACCAGGAAGGAGCCCTCGAGGTCCGGACGACCGGTGCTGGGTCGGACACGACGCTCCAGCGGATCATCCAGCGTGTCGAAGAGGCCCAGGAGGCACAGTCGCCAACGGAGAGCCTCATCGACCGCTTCGCGAAGTACTACACGCCCGGTGTACTCGCGCTGTCCATCGGCGCCTACGCAGTCACGCAGAACGCGATTCTGTCGCTGACGCTGCTGGTTATCGGCTGTCCCGGCGCGCTGGTGATCGGGCCGCCAGTCAGCATCGTCTCTGCAATCGGGAATGCAGCTCGGAGCGGCGTTCTGATGAAAGGCGGCGAGCACCTCGAACGGGCCGGCAAGATCGACCTTGTCGCCTTCGACAAGACCGGGACGCTCACGAAAGGCGAAACGACTGTCGCCGACGTTGCCGGGTTCGACGCCGAAGCCAGCGACGTGCTGGAGCTTGCAGCCATCGCCGAGAAGAAGAGCGAGCACCACCTCGGCGACGCCATCCTCGAGGCGGCACAGGACCGTCCGGCCGCAGTCACCGATGGCGGGACGGAAGCTGTTCAGGCAGACGCCGAATCAGCACCCACGGAAGCACGCTCAGTCCCCGACCCGGACGACTTCGACGTGGTCGCCGGCAAGGGCGTCATCGCTCACCAAGGCGGCCGCGAGATCGTCGTCGGGAACCGCTCGTTGCTCGACGAGCGCGATATCGAGATCCCCGGCGAGGTTGCGGAATACGTCCGCGAGCGCGAGGAGCGCGGCGAGACTGTCGTCCACATCGTGCGTGACGGCGTCGTCATCGGCGCTATCGCCATGCGTGACGAACTACGAGAGGCGGCGCCCGGCGTCGTCCAGGAGCTTCAGGACGCTGGTATCGAGACGGTGATGCTCACCGGCGACAACGGGCGCGTCGCTGCCGCAGTGGCCGAAGAAGTCGGTATCGACGACTACCGCGCCGAACTGCTGCCCGAGGACAAGCAAGCTGTCATCGAGGAGTTCCGCGACGACGGGCACGTCGTGGCGATGGTCGGCGACGGCATCAACGACGCGCCCTCGCTGGCGACCGCCGACGTCGGCATTGCCATGGGCGCCGCCGGTACGGATACCGCCATCGAGACGGCGGATATGGCGCTGATGGCCGACGACCTCGAACGCATCCCGTACGCTGTGAAACTCAGCAAGGCCACGCGGTGGAACATCTACGAGAACGTCGGCCTCGCGGTGCTGACGGTGACGCTCCTGCTGGCGGGCGTCCTGACGAGCTACGTCACGCTCGCGCTCGGGATGCTCGTCCACGAAGCCAGCGTCCTCGCCGTGATCGGCAACGGAATGCGACTACTGCGGTACTGAACAGCATCGAATCACAAACGAGCGAATACAATCACAATGACAGAGAACACGACTCCGACCGACACGAACCGCCCCGAATCGAACTGGACCGTCGAATACGATGTCGAACCGATCCGGATCCGCGACCCAGTCGCGGAAGCACTCGCCGTCCTCGAACCCGGCGACCCGTTCGTCGTCACCTACGAGGACGTCGTGAAAGCAGCGGGTCATTCCTGTCCGACCGCGTCCGGCGCTTACCGGATCGCCCAACTGGGCCTCGACGCGCTGTATCCCGACGACGTCGCTGTCCGAAGCGAGGTCGAGGTACTCGCAGCAGGGCCGCGTGACGACGCGACGTACGGCGTCATGGGACGGCTCATCTCGTACGTGACCGGCGCCGCCCAAGAAGACGGCTTCGGTGGGCTCGCCGGCGGCCACGGTAATCGCAAGAACATGCTGACGTTCGATGCGTTCGACCCCGATAGTGCTGCCCCGACGTTCCGGTTCCGCCGGACCGACACCGACGAAACCGTCGAGGTGACCTACCACGTCGGCGACGTTCCGGATGGCGGGCCAGCTCTCGGCAACCTCCAACAGATCATCGATGGGACGGCCAGCGAGGAAGAACGCGAACTCTTCGCAGAAGTCTGGCACGGCCGCGTCCAAGCTGTCCTTTCAGAGGATTCTCTGTTCACCGTGACGACCATCGAACACTGGCAATAGAACACTCGATTTTAGTTCCACCGAGCCTACTAGTAGTTCCTCGCCCGGTAGTGTTCCGAGCGTACATTTCTGATATACTATTAGAATTATCTAAAAATAATATAGATGGCTTCAGCCAGAGTCTATCGTGGAATGAGATTCATCCGTAGTAGCCGCTCTTTCTCTTCGTATCTCGGAAACTGCCGATGATGACGAGTCTGGAATGAGGTCTGCCGAGAGTCCAGGCATCTGTCAGCTTCGGATGATCGTGCTGTATACAACGCGCGAATTCAGCAATTGGTGCTCGCATGGCCATCGCTCTCTGAGCCTTACTTCCACTCTTCGGACTCCGATTCTGCCTGCAACTCACCCTTTGCTTGCCGTCTGTCTGGCCAGAAGGTCAGAATCAGCACAGTGAGATAGTACACCCCAATAGTTCCGAGAACGAATTGACCCGGCACTTGGCCAACGGTCGCAGTTCCAAGGAGTCCGGTGGACGTTGTTGCAAACACGGTTAGCCGGACGAGCCAGGCGACGATCAAAACGGAAATCAAAGCGAAATAGACCCGTCGAAGCCGGCGCGAAACAGCTTCGACTACTGGTATTTTCATCGTTGGGTCTCGAAAATCGCCGCTGAGAAGCTCACGCCAATTGGATTGCTCTACGCCATCCGGATCGAGGGCGTTTGCGAACACGTTCTCTTCGATGAGGCGTACTCGAGACCGCCAGATATCGTACACGCGGTAGCGACGCGATTCGATGCCTAAAAATACAGATACCATAACAATCCCTATGATGAGGATGTAGTGCGGGCGTGACTCTCCCGAGAAAGCCCACGTGAGTAACGTCGCTGTCAATACAACAGCCCAGTTGGTCGTCCTATCGATCCGTGTGCGCCAGGACGTAGTGCGACCCATCTCACCACGATATGCGTGGCCCATGAGCGAGAGAAAATCCCCGCGTTCACCTGCTACCTCACCGGCAATCTCGCGTTCTTCAGGCGACTCTGGGTCGAAATCGGACGGATTATCCGACATACTGTACATATGGACAACCGATAGGTAAACGCTCCCGTGTGTGGAGTTGCTGACTACAAGCTCTGAGTCGGGCACGCACTTTCTGACAAAGTCGGGGAAGTAATTCAGCGAGTGCTGAATAGAACGCGCGAATCGGTCGCATAGCCAGCTTGTTTCAGACAAGAAACGTGCCTGGAGAACCAAGTAGGATGAATAGACTAATCAAAGCGACTATGGCTCCACAGTACGTGTTTCTATACAGTTTATTCAGATGGATGAGGGTGTCCAAGGCGTCTCTGATATATACAAGTTAGCCTATGAATCGGCACTTGCGGGCATCGCAATCGCAGATTTGCAGGGCAACTTATGCAAAGTGAACCCTGCGTTCACCGATATGTGGGGCTATGATGAAGACGAAGTCATTGACCAGCCAGTAACCGACTTTTGGGCGGATCCTGCCAAAGCAGCCTCGGTAGCAGAGGATGTTATTGAACATGGCGAATGGGAAGGGACACTCGTTGCGGAAACAAAAGACGGGAATACATTCGAGGCCCAGGCCTCAGCCAGCGTCGTAACGAATGAAGATGGGGAGCCAGCCTACATTATGTCCTCGTTTATAGACATTTCCGAACTGGCCAGCCGTGAGCGCGAACTCCAGCACAAGAACGAACAACTGGAGCAGTTCGCAAGCGCAATTTCACATGATCTTCGGAATCCGTTAAATGTTGTACAGGGGCGAATTGAATTGGCCCAAACAGAGCATGAGAGCGATCACCTTTCAGAAGCGGCGTCGGCACTGGAGCGGGCTCAAGCGATCCTTGATGATGTACTGACGTTGGCACGCGAGGGTGAAGAACTCGGTGAGACTGAACCAGTTGATCTTGCGATGGTCACTAACACGTGTTGGAGGGTGTCATAGAACAGTTCGCATACCAAAGAGCAGGGTGAACGCTGAGGTGGAATGAGTTCAGCGACCCTGCAAGATGATCCTTCGGTAGAATCGTTCTTCAATGCCGTGGAAACGGAGACGTTGGCGTTGTTCGAGCACCTCTCCTTCGAGTTTCTTGAAGGGTTCGACGTGTTCGCCCCGGCGGAGACGGGGCGAACACGAGATCTTGAGCCGCCCGAGATGATGCGTGGCTTTCTCCATTGCTATTACAAGAACATCTACGGTATCCGTCCGGTTGCACGAGAACTGAACAACACCGTTGTCTGGCTCAGCTGTAGCTTCGATCGACCGCCGTCGAGAGACGCGGTCGATCGATTCCTCACTGATCTTGAGCACGTTGTTGACCGGGTCTTCGACCATCTCGTCGAGCAGGCCGCCTTGCGGGGCCTGCTCGACTTGACGTATTCTATCGATTCAACCGACGTGAGAGCGATGCCCGCCGATCCAGACGCATTGAAGTGCTATGATCCAACCGATGACGAGTACTACTACGGCTACGGCTGCACGATCGTCTCAACCGGGCAAAAGATCCCGATTGCAGCCGAGTTCACCGAGAGCAAACAAGCACCAGAAGAGACGGCGATGCGCGTCACGCGTGACGCGCTCGCCGTCGGGAAACCGATGTGGATGCTTGGAGACAGTGCCTACGACACGCTCGACTGGCACGACCACCTGCTGGCCGCAGGGGTCGTGCCAGTCGCTCCGTACAATCCACGAAACACCGACGACCCGAAAGATATCGAGTACAGGGTAGAAGACCGCATTGAAAAACACAGCAACGACGTTCAGCTGAAGCAATCAACGCTAGACGAGACGTACAACCGCCGGAGTGGCGTCGAACGAACCAACGAATCAGTCAAGGGCTGCGGCCTCGGGCGAACGCACGCCCGAGGCCGCGTCCATGCACGAGCGCAGGTGTTCCTCGCGTTGTGTCTGCGCCTCGTCGTCGCAATCACCAACTACGAACGCGGAGACAATCCGGGAAGCACAATCATCACGGTGTGAGAAGAGTTCTATGACACCCTCTTTGGTGAGTAGTTGGTGAAAGGCTCGGTTGCCGTCCATCAAGTTCTCGGTGTCGAGGTCGCGCTTCAACGACGAAATGAACTTGTCTACGTTCTCTTCGGTCACGTCCTCGTTAAGCGCGACGACCTGTTCGGCCAGCAAGTTCCAATAGACTACTTCGTGGCTTTGGCGTTCGTAAGCGTCGTCAAGCACGTTCGCACCTCGGTCGCCGTCTTGACCGTGAGTTTCCCATCCAACGCCGTCAAGCCACGAAAGAAGCGAGCGTTCAACGCCCTGTTCGGATGGGATACTAACCATGCTGTGCGATTTCGTCAGGCACCTCTATGTTAGTGTCGGTTGTACTGACTGTTCCCGAGAGCAAGTCTTGCATGAGGCCTTGTTTGACCCGCCGTAGCCGGTCGGCATATTGTAAATTAACCATCTTTTGTTCATGTAGGCTGTCGAGTGCGTCTGTAATTTCTCGCTGTTCGTCCAAGGTAGGGAAAGTCACATCAAAGAGCCGGAAATCGTCGGTATTAAGGTCTAATACCGTACTACCAGATGCGAGTGCTTCCAAGAAGTTCTGGTTCCAATTAATGAAATAGTAGAGATAACGCGTGGTGAGGTGTTCTTCATAGTCGCGGAGAATAAGCCAATGGTCATGGATACAGGTTTGCATTCCCGTGATTCGGGCCGCTCCGACAGTACCAGCGTTTGACACAATCAGAGTACCTTCATCTACTAATTTACTACTTTGACTTCCTTTTTCAGTTACCATATCGTCTGTTGATGTGATTGTGCGGGAGTCTCCCCTGTCCCTGTCGCTAATCTTAATGATAGGAATATCCTCACCCCACAGGGAATCGTCGCTCTTTGGTCGGGGATGTGCCCCCCGCGTCACATTCATTATCTCTTCGGCTGGTTTCGTTATCCATTCACTCGGGTGCCGAGGTAGCCGGTTCCGATGGTGAGCGTCAATTGTTTCATCATGTTCATAATAGCCGTCCAGCAAGAGAGATTGCATGAGAGCCTGTTTGGCACTTTCAGTTTGATTGATGATTTCCTCGGTCTTCTGAATCGCTTGGTCAACGTTGTGAAGTACGGTGGCGATTTTGCGCTGTTCCGAGAGTGGTGGAAGGCCGAACTCAAAGTTACTGAAGAGGTTCCATGAGGTTCGCGGCATACGCGTGCCAGCCGAGGTGCGCCGAGCGTAGTCATAGGCGGTTTTTGAACTCAAGCGGTACAATAGGTACTTCGAGTTGACACTCTCTTTACCAACGATGGGGAAAATGTCGGTCGAAGCAACCCCCTCAAAACTGGGCTGTGCGGATTTCTCAAGATTGGGGCGGAGTTTTGCGAATAGAACATCTCCGGCCTTAAAATATCGTTTAGTGCTTGACAGGCCGTCAATCGGTTCCCACCCCGGGTACGGCATATTTGGGTTGATATGTTCAAGTCCGACGTGCCTCTCTAAATCCACCTCTTGCGGGTCAACATTTTCCGACCGTTTTCGAGACACGTCTTCAAGCCGCACGACTTGCCACCCCTGACCCTGACTACTCTCTGTATTGTCCTGAAACTCATCCAGAGTCGCGTCCTCACTCATAGTTCAGCACCCCCATATGCTGATTCATTTTATTCTCTATCTCGTCCCGCTCGGCTTGTAACTCACGTAGTTTCCCAAGTTCTTCCTGTACGTTTATTTCTTCTTCCGGCTCGGTCGTGTCGACGTAGAGTGCCACATTTAGATTGTAATCGTTCTCTCGAATCTCGTCCAGCGATACCGTTCGACTGACACGCTCCTCACTCGTCCAGTTGTTGAAATTCTCTACAATGTGGTCAAGACCTTCGTCAATTAGAATATTCTGACTGGATTCATCTTGATAGAAGGCCTCATCGTCGGCGTGAATGAATTGTACTTCGTTCTCACGCTCGGCGGGCTTGTCAGTATTCAGAACAAGGATTGCTGACGGGATTGGAACATTCTGGAAGAGGTTCTCGGGAAGTGCGACAACCGCTTCCACCATATCGTTCTCCAACATATACTCCCGATACTTTGCTTCGTGCTTACGGAACAGCACACCGTTGGGAATAACGATAGCCGCCTTCCCGCCCGAATCGTCGCCTCGCTCGGGGTCTTTCAGTTGCTCGGCCATGTGCATAATGAAACTGTAATCCCCTCTGTCGGCGCGGGGGAGTTTCTCATGCCAATGGAAACGCCCCCATGGGTCGTCCTGAAGTTCTTCTTTTGACCAGTTGGCCGAGAACGGGAAGTTCGCCAGCACCCGGTCGAAACGCGTCAGTTCGTTATCCTCGTCATTGGTGAACTCCGGACTCGCCAACGAATCCTCACGCTCTATCTGACCATTGAGGCCATGAATAGAGAGGTTCATTTTGGCGATAGCCGCAATGTCCGGATTGATTTCTTGCCCGGTGAAGGTCATTTTCGACGGGTCGCCACCCTGTTTCTCGCGGTAGTATCGAGCCGCCTCAATTAGCATACCACCGGAGCCGACAGTCGGGTCATGGAACGTGTGGCCGTCTTCAAACTCGTCTACGAGTCGGACACAGAGGTTGACGATTTGCGGGGGTGTGAAGAATTGACCCCCATCCTTCCCTTCTTCTGAAGCGAAATGTCGAACTAAGTCCATATACGCCTCACCGAGCATGTCCGGCGGAATGCTGTCTCGGTCAAGGTCGTGCTTCGAGAGGTGTTCAACGAGTTTCCCGAGCCGGTTGTCGTTCAGCGCGTCGGCGTCGATGTAATCTGTTCCCTCAAAAACTCCCTTCAGTTCCGGATTTTCCTCGGTAAGCGCGTCGAAGGCTTCGTTTAGGGCTTGGTCTACGTTATCTGAAACAGAGCGAACGTCTTCCCACGAATGTCCCTCGGGGACGACTGGAATATCGTATAGATTCTCTTGGCGGGCGAAATCCTCACCATACTCTTCGACGTTCTCGGCGTATTGTACCTCGAACTCGTCAGAGATTGATTTATAATATAATAATGGTAAAACATATGACTTATAATCTGTTGAGTCTACAGCGTCACGAATTATGTCGGCACACTTGAAGAGGTGAGTGTCCAGTTCTTCCAGCGAGATAGTCATAGTTGTACCATTCCACGCGGGCGTGTTATTTGCTCCGGTGAAGTTCGGGGACGACCGCGAGGTTGCCGAAGCGTACCTACGCATATTCTAAATCGGTTGGCTGGTCGCTCTGTCAGTAGCCATATTGTCGTTCATTCCCTATATTGGAATGAAAGAAGACAAATTAAATAGCCAAAAACAAAACATACATACACATAAATCTCATAGAACCACTTGGAACATGAGCCAGTTTCAAAGAACAACAATCGGTTGTGACCTGAAAACTCGGAGACGGCTTCAGTCACTCAAACGAGGCGGCGAGAGTTATGACAGACTTTTGAATAAAATGGCCGACCAGTACAACCCGGAGGCGAACCAATGAACTCCAATCACCCTACGTCGACAGAAATCGAAGTGTTGCCAAGTCAGGGCGAGTTGGCCCGTGCGATTGAGGCGATTGCGGGAGATTCGTCAACATCAGTTCCCGAAGAGCGTCTTCGCCGTGAACTCGTAGCGAATCACCCGGCTGTAGGCCAGTTGACCGACGAACCAGAACAGGCAATTCAGATTTCCGAAACCGTCGAACAGGGGCTTCTCTACCGTGACGACAAGGGGCTTCTTCGACTCAATGACTCCACTCACGTCTCGTCGATAAGTGTGACTCGTATCCGATGATTGACCGAAGGAATGCGCCGTGGCCGGAGAGTGTCCAAGTCCAACCGGCCCGGTGGTATTGCCCGCCAACTAATCGCTGTGACAGACAACTATGCCAAATCAAAATAGCGTCTATAAGAATATAGAACTACCGGATAAATCGCACTCGTTGGACGTTCTCCCCGAGGGTGAGCCACTATGTATACCAATTCAACGCGGGTCAAAAAGGCCAGAAAGAACGGGGTGGCAACAGACCGAGAATCGTATTTCTCCCGCTCGCGCAATGGCGAGAGTTCACGGTGGGGGGAACTACGGACTGTCAGTCGGCTGTGGCACCGACGAGTTCGGAAAACTGGTCGTGATTGACGTAGAGAAGGCTGGTGTGCTACCGCCAGACGCGGACACATTAGTCAATGAATATGCCCTCATGTCGTGGGAGTCGCCCCACGGTGGACACAACCGATTGCTCCGCGCGTCCGAAGACGCATTTCATATCCTTGATTGGAAAACAAAAGTCAGTCTCACCGACGACGCCGGTCATGACGTGGAACTGATTACCGGAGTCCAAGCCGTTGGGCCGGGGTCACGAATTAGTCATAGCCATTGCGAGGACTCGAAACAGAACTGTCCGAGCGAAGGGATAGGACGGTACGAATTGCGGACAACGAATCCCGAAGCACCTCTCTTGACCGAATCGAAAGCCGACCAGTTGGCTGAACACCTTGGAATAGATTTAGAAGGTCGTTCAGGGACAACCAGCCTACAAAACGACGAGACAGACCCGGACTACGACTATGACCAGCCCGACGTGGCATACGCTGAAGCGTGTCTGACTGAAATGCAATCTGACGCCACGGTCGCGTTCAAGTGCCTCATGGGTCGTCTTCAGGGTGGAACCGGGTTCAAAGACGGTCTACGACTACCAGAAGGACGAATCGACCGGAGTCAAGTAGACCTCGTGACCGTTTCTGACCTGTTCGGCGTTATGCTTCAGTACGGTGGAGAGGTAGACGAACAGCGTGCAAGGGAACTGGCTTACGCGGTCTATTCGGACTACTGTAACGAACAGGTGTGGATGAAAGACGGTCGTCCTCGGAAATGGAACCGTGACGAAGCGTACCGACGAAGTACGATTGAAGCGGCTGTAGACTACTTCGACAGCAACCAGTTCTCACGATTTCGCAACAAGGAACGAGTTGGCGACCGCGACACAGATACCGACGACTACGGCAAGATAATCTATGGTGTCGTTCAATTCGCACAGAATTATCTCGTCGGGGAACTACCAATAGATACAGACGCCGACATTGTTGACCAACTCTGTGAATTGGCTTCGGTTTACGGCTTCACGCTCGAACGCGACCGGGCTTCGGCGCTGTACGGGGAGCACCCCCTGTGTAACAATAGTACCCCCTTCCACGGGAACGGCGGGTGTCTACCACCAGAGAAATACCCGACCAAGCAAGAGGTAGTTGACGCCGCACAGATTCTCAATCCCACCCGTTCGAGGGACTCTCACGATAACGCTCTCAAGCGGTTTCGGCGCGACGGGGCTTTCACAATGGCTTGTATAAAATACGGAGTTGACTACCGCTACTACCCGTCTGACCTACCTGACCCTAAAGAAGCCGAGTATACTCGAACTGGTGGCGAGAAACACGACATACCGAGACAATAGCGCTCCGCTGAAGGCCGAACCGGTCAAAATTAGGTTGGAATGTGGGACTCCTACCCGGTCGCTCTGAAATCGACACCGGGGGGTGTTTTCGGAGAACCCCGCCGGGCCGTCTATAGACCTATCAAATTATAATCTGAAATTACCAATCTTCTGAAATAGGTCGCGGACTCTGACCGACAACCCCTCAATATGTTGATAGGTGGGTGGACGGAGAAAACCGGTTTTCAGAGGCTCTATAGCCGACTAAGAGATAGGTAGAGAGGCGTGTAGCACACCTCTACGGCCCTTTAGGGCCGTCTCTCTGGTGGCCACCCGACCTACACGCTCGTATAGTATAGATAGCCAGTAGAGCGCATAATACCGTATCCCATACCCACCGGGTACCGGGGGACACCCGTCGGGGCCACCGGGACTGGTAGTCAGGCCACCGGGACTGGCCCGGTGGGGGTCAGGGGTTCGAGGGCGTCTTCGGCGTCGATGGGGCGTCGATGGTCAGCGTCGTCGGCGCCGATGGACAGGGGGCCCCGGTGGGGGATGGGTGTTGGGGGACAGACTACCCCCCTACTCGCGGACACGTTTGTAGCGCTCGCCGTCAACGAGATACCCCCTTTCGACGCGCTCTACAGAGATACCCTCTTTCCAACACCCATATCCGAGTTGGCGTTTCGTCAGGCGACGACCGGATTTGACGCCCTCGAAAACGGCGTCCATAGGGTAGGTCACAGACCACTATTAGCGCTGTTGGGTATCGAGAGTTTCGGTGGTGATAGAGAGACGCGATTTTCTGAACTTGCTCCCACTCTCGCTCTGACAGTCATATTCAGCGGAAATCTGTCGACCGTTCGTGGCCCATACAGGCTGTTCAGGCCGGTCGTGACGGCCCCCTTCGACGGCGTAGGAATGCGTCGATGTAGGGCTTCGACGGCGACAGGGGCGAGCTGGCGGACGAGAATGGGCCTGTGGCGGTCATAGAGTGTGCTATTTTAGAAAACTCGTCTATCAATGGCTTTTTTATAATTTTAATATCCATGTTACCGCTCCGAGCAACTCGGCCCCGACCGTCATTTGTCCGGTCGGCTTGAAGCGAACGCACTCTTATTGAAGATGTATTCGTAGGTAATCTCATTGGGTCGTGTCTCAAAGAGTTTCTTCCCTTCTTTCGGTTCAATCTCGAACCAGCGTCCGGGAACCGTCATGGGTTCAGTCTTCTCTTCATTGAACTCCGTCTCATACACCACATCAATCCAAAAACAGAACTCATAGAACTCCTCTCGAAATGATTCTCCGACTCCCGACTGAAAATCTCCGTAGCCCTGACCACTCGGGTCAGGGAACGGTGGTTTCCCTCGAAACTCTACTTTTCTTTCAGTACCTATAATGTCGCGTTCCCTCAATTTCTCTCCTTCTTCGTACCGGTGTATATTGTGTTCGACTGTGAACACCTCAATGCTATCCCGATTTCGAGAATCGGAAACCATGTTCACATCGGCTTCTGTGGGGAATTCGACCATTGTACGGAGACGTAAGTTCTTGGCTAAACCCTCACCGAAATTTGAGAGGTAGAGCGTAATCTCGTCTCCGTTCATTTCCCAATCCGAGATTTCAATCGAAGGAGTCTGTTCTATTTTTAACAGATTGTATTGCTGGCGATAGAGCCACACAAGTAGAACGCTCAAAATCAACGAACCAAGCGCTCCGAGAACTTGACCCCATTTCAGTAACCAATCGAAGAACGGAGTATATGGCGAAAGGAGTGACATAAACGAAGCAATCGGGGCCACCGATAAGAATCCCGAGGTCAGGGATTTTTCAGTCACACGGTGTTGAGTTCGTCCAGCCGACCGTAGGACACGTCGTCGGGGTCGTCGTCGCTCAATTCGTACTTCGCCAAGTACCGTTCAACTGTAACTGGCGAGCAATCGAACTCTTCAAGCGCCGCTATCTCTTCCGCTGTAAGGCCTTTATCCTCGAAGAGTCGGCGGAGTGTCGGTTCGTGACGCCACGGTCGAACTATGCCATGTCGCTCTAAGAACACCGTGACGTGGCTTTTCGAGACACCGAGTGCGTAAGCGATTGCTCGGGGGGACAGGCCGAGTTCGTTGTAACAGTACGAGAGAAAGTCTTTGTCGCGCCACGGTTGCTCGTCCGGAATTTCGTCTTCGGAAAGGCCGAAGGACATACCGAGTTCTATGCCCCGTTGACAAGTAACGATTCCGCGCTGGTCACTCGTAATAACTCACGCGTTCGACAACTTCCGCGAAGGCGACGTTCTCGCGCACATCAGTAATTTCAACGGTGACGCGTTCGCCCTGTTCGGTGTCGGGTACGATAACAACGAAACCACGTTCGACACGCGTAATACCGTCACCCTGTTCTCCGAGGTCTTCGATTTCGACGGTTCGCTGTTCGCCCTCTTCGACAGGTGGTGTCTGTCGGGCTGGCTCGGGCTGTGTGTCGGCTTCAGTCTCGTCGTCGTCAATCACATCGGATTCCTCGGTCGAAGGTGACGGTAGAACGGCTACGCGATACGTCTCGCCTTCCTGAACGTCGCCAAGTTGAATCTCTTGCTCGGGAACTTCAACAACGTAGGAATCGCCTCTCTCTTCGATATTAGCCGAAAACAGACAACGGAGTTGGTCGGAAATTTCCATTTGTAGACCTTAGAACGGATACGCGACGAGGAAGAGTTAATGCTGTTGTCTCGGACTACTCCGGCGCAACCACCTTTTCACAAGATGGACACTCCGCCCACACGCCGCTGGTTTCGTCGTCCTTCT includes the following:
- a CDS encoding PAS domain S-box protein, with the protein product MDEGVQGVSDIYKLAYESALAGIAIADLQGNLCKVNPAFTDMWGYDEDEVIDQPVTDFWADPAKAASVAEDVIEHGEWEGTLVAETKDGNTFEAQASASVVTNEDGEPAYIMSSFIDISELASRERELQHKNEQLEQFASAISHDLRNPLNVVQGRIELAQTEHESDHLSEAASALERAQAILDDVLTLAREGEELGETEPVDLAMVTNTCWRVS
- a CDS encoding transposase; the encoded protein is MSSATLQDDPSVESFFNAVETETLALFEHLSFEFLEGFDVFAPAETGRTRDLEPPEMMRGFLHCYYKNIYGIRPVARELNNTVVWLSCSFDRPPSRDAVDRFLTDLEHVVDRVFDHLVEQAALRGLLDLTYSIDSTDVRAMPADPDALKCYDPTDDEYYYGYGCTIVSTGQKIPIAAEFTESKQAPEETAMRVTRDALAVGKPMWMLGDSAYDTLDWHDHLLAAGVVPVAPYNPRNTDDPKDIEYRVEDRIEKHSNDVQLKQSTLDETYNRRSGVERTNESVKGCGLGRTHARGRVHARAQVFLALCLRLVVAITNYERGDNPGSTIITV
- a CDS encoding DUF2270 domain-containing protein, whose product is MSDNPSDFDPESPEEREIAGEVAGERGDFLSLMGHAYRGEMGRTTSWRTRIDRTTNWAVVLTATLLTWAFSGESRPHYILIIGIVMVSVFLGIESRRYRVYDIWRSRVRLIEENVFANALDPDGVEQSNWRELLSGDFRDPTMKIPVVEAVSRRLRRVYFALISVLIVAWLVRLTVFATTSTGLLGTATVGQVPGQFVLGTIGVYYLTVLILTFWPDRRQAKGELQAESESEEWK
- a CDS encoding cation-translocating P-type ATPase, translating into MDTQSIKQDYRKHRKAIIVAVSGLLYAGGWTLGYVSAFDTASAAILILAAIVGGYDIAKTAYHEVKSRTLGIKTLVTLAAVGAIAIGSYWEAAAVVFLFALGSYLEGRTMRKTRNALEELLEMTPDTATVRRDGEQKEVPAREVEDGEIVIVKPGEKIPVDGDVVDGESAVNQAPVTGESAPVHKADGDEVYAGTVNQEGALEVRTTGAGSDTTLQRIIQRVEEAQEAQSPTESLIDRFAKYYTPGVLALSIGAYAVTQNAILSLTLLVIGCPGALVIGPPVSIVSAIGNAARSGVLMKGGEHLERAGKIDLVAFDKTGTLTKGETTVADVAGFDAEASDVLELAAIAEKKSEHHLGDAILEAAQDRPAAVTDGGTEAVQADAESAPTEARSVPDPDDFDVVAGKGVIAHQGGREIVVGNRSLLDERDIEIPGEVAEYVREREERGETVVHIVRDGVVIGAIAMRDELREAAPGVVQELQDAGIETVMLTGDNGRVAAAVAEEVGIDDYRAELLPEDKQAVIEEFRDDGHVVAMVGDGINDAPSLATADVGIAMGAAGTDTAIETADMALMADDLERIPYAVKLSKATRWNIYENVGLAVLTVTLLLAGVLTSYVTLALGMLVHEASVLAVIGNGMRLLRY
- a CDS encoding restriction endonuclease subunit S encodes the protein MSEDATLDEFQDNTESSQGQGWQVVRLEDVSRKRSENVDPQEVDLERHVGLEHINPNMPYPGWEPIDGLSSTKRYFKAGDVLFAKLRPNLEKSAQPSFEGVASTDIFPIVGKESVNSKYLLYRLSSKTAYDYARRTSAGTRMPRTSWNLFSNFEFGLPPLSEQRKIATVLHNVDQAIQKTEEIINQTESAKQALMQSLLLDGYYEHDETIDAHHRNRLPRHPSEWITKPAEEIMNVTRGAHPRPKSDDSLWGEDIPIIKISDRDRGDSRTITSTDDMVTEKGSQSSKLVDEGTLIVSNAGTVGAARITGMQTCIHDHWLILRDYEEHLTTRYLYYFINWNQNFLEALASGSTVLDLNTDDFRLFDVTFPTLDEQREITDALDSLHEQKMVNLQYADRLRRVKQGLMQDLLSGTVSTTDTNIEVPDEIAQHG